GTGGTTCGTGGACTTACTGCACATAGATCTAATTGCACTGCTATGGAGTTTCATCCGTTTGGCGAGTTTTTTGCATCTGGTTCCATGGATACAAATTTGAAGATATGGGATATTAGAAAAAAGGGATGCATTCACACGTACAAGGGTCATACTCGAGGCATTAGTACGATTCAATTCACTCCTGATGGCCGTTGGGTAGTTTCTGGTGGATTTGATAATGTTGTAAAGGTAATTAGAGATTGCAAAATCATCAGTATGAAACGAGTCATTggttttatttatcattttatcgtGTCGTCGTTAAATAGGTGTGGGATCTTACTGCTGGAAAACTCTTGAATGAGTTCAAGTTTCACGAAGGACATATTCGCTCCATAGATTTCCATCCTCTCGAGTTCCTCCTCGCCACAGGTAAGATATATTATGAATCAATGAGTTTTTCATGGTTgcatttctttttctatattGCTTGTCGTTGCCATCTTGGTTATTGATAGACTTCCTTAGCCTTCTTCCTTAGTCTGTATATGGACATGTACTCAGTATTTCTGAATAGTTGCTCTCTTGGGAATATCGTAATTTATCTGCAACTGGAACTTTCAGGTTCAGCGGATGGAACGGTAAAATTCTGGGACTTAGAAACTTTTGAACTGATCGGATCTTCGAGACCTGAGGTATATAAGTTTATATGTCTCCAAAATACAACTATAGAAGTTCACTCTACGGCTCTTTCCTCTGCCGAGGATTCTTATTTATGTAACAATCAGTCTTTACTTTGATATGTATAAGTGTCCGATTTTGATGCCgaagtttgaaaaaaattcacactttaaacgaaaagaaaaatgtaaataaaacttCCTTTTTTGATAATAAACCTTCTTCCATCATgcttatataaaatgtttatgttGCTTCTTTTCAGGCTACCGGGGTTTGCTCGATTACCTTTCACCCTGATGGGAAAACCCTTTTCTGTGGATTGGATGATGGTTTGAAGGTTTGAACCTTTCATTGTGAAACCGTTCGGTTCTTATCCGAATTAAAAAGCAAACTTCTGAATTTCCGTTGTCATAATTGTAGGTTTATTCATGGGAGCCAGTGGTTTGTCATGATTCTCTTGATATCAGATGGTCAACACTTGGTGACCTCTGCATCAATGAAGGCAAGCTTTTGGGGTTCTCGTACTATAGAAATTCTGTTGGAGTTTGGGGAGCAGATGTATCGGTATTTACAGTCGTCCTTTTCTTACATTGTTTTCCCTTTATGTTTGATCAGTTTTTAACTCGAGTGAAATTTTATCTGTCTTAAACTTTCTTCTTAAAAGCATTGTTTGCACGTGTCTCAGCATATCGAGCCATATGGGCGAAACGACCATTCTGAGAAGAAATTTAATCTTGAGGGAAGTTATTCATCAGAGAAAGCAGGGAGCGGCATGAGATCAACTTTGGGATCACGGCCCCTATCTCTTGATTACGAGACCAAGGAAATAAAGAACATATATGTTGACAGTAAGCCTCTTTTCCTTTGTTACAATGATTAATATCGCACTTGGCTGCTTCACTGATGACACATAAATGTGAAGGGGAATTTAATTTCCAGATGTTAAAAGGTGGATGTACTTGAGAGGTCTCTCTATTATGGGGACTTGATCAAATTAGTTCCTTtactattaaatggatcaatttggTCCCCGTACTATTAAAAAGAGTCAAATAAGGCAAAATTGGAATAGATTAATGTTTACTgttttaaaaatactatttacTGTTCAacagagttaatatttttaaggtttttatgattttgtaaatgaaatcttttgtttggaattgaactgctattggaaaaaataattttcaaggtTAACTCTATTACAGTTtggacttatttgattctttttaatagtatagggactaaattgatctatttaataatagGGAAACTAATTGATCCAGTCTCTATAATAGAAGGACCTCTTAGGtaccttaaccattttaaaaccaTTCTAATTTCTTAAGCTATATTTTGTCTGTCATGATGTTCGGTTTTCCATGAAAAGCAGCTGGCAGTAATACGATTGCTGCACCAAAAGACGGCTCTTTGAGTTCTACAGAAGTGGTACTTCCGTTGGACGCCGGTGAAATAAGTAATCCAGAAGCTGAGGAGCAGAGTCCTGGAACAGGAGTTAATGCTAAATCTAATGGACAATCAGGTAACAACCCTGTCGTGAAAGAGACTACAAATTCGGGAAAAGAATCTATCACCTTTTCAAGGACAAAACCAGGAATGTTGCTCAGACCCGTTCATGCTAGAAAACCATCGGTCAACAAGTTCGAGGTTGAAAAGCTATCAGCTGTGGTTGAATCTGGAAGGTTAGACACTGCAATGGATAAGAATTCTCGAACTAGTCTTGTATTGGAAGATGGAGCTAAAAAACCCTGTGATGAAAAGGATTCAAACATTGAAACCGTTACTGAGAAACCTGAAAAGATGTTATCACCGCAGACACCCTCTAATCAAGAAACTCGTAAGTTTTATTGTACACCGTGTTATCGTTTGTGgcatatttatttcttttatagtttttaatgattAGTGTTCGGGTTTTTTCTCAATCATTTTCAGGTAATGAATCACTCGATCACAACAAAGGCTCAAACTCCGTCAAATTTGTGAATGGAGGTTTGTTCTCTCTTTCCAGCTAAGTCTTCGAATGTATATAAAACAGAATGCATTTTGATCCTTAGAAATTTTGCCCTTGGCAGTGGCTGTTGTTCGAGGAAGAACGCGTAGTCTGGTTGAGAGATTTGAACGAAGAGACTTATTAAACTGCAGTGGTGATCTGGCAACCGACAGTATAGCTCCTGCTGTACTTGAAGCAGATAAAACACCGGCCATAATCGTAAGCTTAAGTGACCTTTTCCTGAAGTTTCAAGTTCCGGTTCTTGATTTTATAGATATTAAAAAGAACCTGTTCAAACCAAACTTTTGCGATTTTGTGACAGGAAGGAGGGACAAAAATATCTAAAACACAACCTATATCAGCCAATGATGTAAGTACTGCCGAAAGTCAAAGTTCTAGAACTGAACCAGCTTCTAGCTGCGAGGGAGGCATTACTGCAAGTCCGATTCCTACAAGGGAATCGACCCCTACTTCCATTGGGATCATTTCTGGAGATCAAATTTCTAGAAGGGAATCAACCTTCACTCCCGGTAGGATGATTGCTCGAAATCAGAATTCTAGAAAGGAATCAACCTTCGCCTCTGATAGGATTGTTACCATAAATCGAATTTCTAGAAGGGAATCAACCTCTACTTCTGATAGGGTCATTACGAAAAACCAAATTACTCGAAACGAATTGACTTCCATTTCTGATGGGATCATTTCTAGAAATCAACATTCTAGAAAGGAAGCTGCTGCTGCTAATGATATGAGTGGACCAAACGGTCTACATACTGAAAATCAAGTTTCTAGGAGGGGATTCAATTCCGGTAATGATCGGAATGTTACTAATATCGAAAGCCAAATTTCAAAGGACGAGTCGATATCTACTAATGACGGAAACCTGACCGAAAGTCTCATGCAAACGCATGATACATTCTTAAGTACTCTTCGGTCACGCTTGACAAAGTTACAGGTAAGTTTCACTGCGGTTCGTGGTAGCCAACTAGCTAATGCTTTTGTTCTTTGGTCGGATTTCGTAATTGATTTGTGGTAACTTGTAGGTGGTGCGgcatttttgggaaaagaaTGACATTAAAGGTTCCATCGGTGCACTGCGTAAACTGCCAGATCATTCTGTGGGTATTTATTGgaatattttcatgttttccgAGGCTCATCATCCATATTCTCTCTTGCTTAGACTCAACTACTTCTGGTGCAGGTGCAAGCTGATGTTATCGGTGTTCTCATGGAAAAAATGGAGATTCTCAACTTAGATCTGTTTTCCGGCTTGCTTCCCGTGCTTATGGGCCTATTAGATAGTAAAATGGAAaggtaatttttgaaattgaagtttCTAGTTTTTTCAAAAACTGAACGCAAAACTCAGTTTAGACATGTAGGTGTTATGACGCTCATACGGGTTTTTGGACTTGTGATACGAATATACAGGCATACGAATATCTCATTGGAGATGCTCCTAAAGCTTGTAGCTGTTTTTGGTCCAATGATACGCTCAACTGTCTCAGCCCGACGTAGTGTCGGTGTTGATCTTCATGCTGAGCAGAGGTCTGTCTTTTCACTTTCTTAACTATTTTTATCAGTTCAAAGAAAGCCACTACGAACTAATTGTTGTTTCAAAATCGGAACATAGGCGAGAATGTTGCAATCAATGTTTTATGCAATTACAAAAGATTCAAAAACTTCTCCCACCACTCGTAAGGTAAGTTGCTCAATTTCTTAATGGCAGTGTTTGTGAAAAAAGTATCATGGAGACCCAATACTAgaagtcagattgcattttgtccgctttataaaaaaagagcaaattaatctctatatgttagatcaaagagcaaattagtctttttataaaaaatgtcatccatttttactattaaaaatcgGTCTCTGTACGTCAGCATGAGGCACACATGGCACATCATGTGTCATTGGTTATTCCGTCAGTTACACTAGTTTTTAACAGCATAAACAGATGGATTTTTTAGCAGAAAGaattaatttgctctttgatctaatacaATCTGATTCCTTGTACAAAGGCTTCCATGATCTTTTTACCAAGTGTTTATGTATCACGAGGCTTATATGCATGAAAAATCCGGTGGTGAACTCGAGTAGCCTTAAAATGGGTTCCTGTTTTTTCCATTGTGGTTTGTACAGGAGAGGCGGTACGATAGCGCGAGGTGCGCAGGAATTGAATCTGGCTCTTCAAGAATGACAGATGAATGCCGCCATATATATCATCTAGCACTGAAACATGAACGATGTGGTTGAGTGGAAACCACTTAAAAGAAGGCCATTTTGCGGCGGCCGTGTTTGTACCAGACTCCATTAAATACCGTTGAAGATGGATGAAGCTGCATGTTTCTGTTTTCCTGGTAAATTTTCCTTGCTATTCTTTGATTCAATATACAGTGATATTTTGCTATCTTTTTGTTAATAATGTATGTGAGCATGTTCTAATGCAAATATATACTCTTTAGCTATGAAATTCAATGATAATATATCAAATTCCTTGGAAtcaatttttcttctcttctttgtAACAATAAATAGTAATATcttaattatatgattaaaatacaaattcatatttctcaaattataatatatcaaattttatataatatattttatgtttattaaaaactaataatattaaataccttaaatattattataacaaatatatcgataaaagtaccatgaagACTTCTAtattagattgtattttgtctcctctaattaaaaaatagatcaaTTATCTTGGACATTAAATTAAACagcaaaatagtttattttatcCATTTGTACTGTGAAACATGACGTGGTATGTGTATTTTCTGTGAAGTACATGGAAGATCTTTTGGACCAAGTTGCCACGTGGCAACTTAatgcttattttttattattataaaaatggttaaatattagatttggTTCCTCTAATCTATATAACTGTATATAAAAGGAGGGTCCTAAGAACCTTCCTTATGCTGCCACGTTGCAATCCGAtgctttctttttattctttctcattttataaaaatggttaaatattagagtgtttaactttaaattttaatctatatattttatattttaaaataatttgatatctatatttttataatattttaattagttcaaatagttaatattgttaattattcGGTTAAAACATTGcgtgattatatataatattatataaatgaatACCCTAAAGTTTTAGAGATTGACTCGTAGCCTTCAATATTTTTTAGGTTCGCTTCGctttttttacattataagaaaatggtcaaatttcaatttcgaCCTTTAGACTAtgttgaaacttgaaatttaatctatatactttaaattttgacataatttggtcgATCTATTTTATAATACCATTAGTTAGCATGAATAGTTAATATCGTTAACTATTTCAACCAAAATGTCAACGTCAGTTTTTCTCAAGAATACTAttccaaatgaaaaaaaaattattgtgatGGTATCGGATAAGTGTTTTAAGaccaaaaaatcataattagtatttcaacaatatttttattgttatatgattataaagcgaataattttattcttttttaaaattttacaccaAAGAacttaatagaagaatttttaAATCCGAAAAGTAGATAactatattcataaaaataatagtatagagactaaattttaaatatctgaAGTGTATAGAGATTTAGAGCATATTACAACTTTCAAGTTTTTACTTCATAATttgatacaaataaataattaaaccaaaGTGAAATGTGGACAAGGGCCATACTAgttactataaaaattataatttttttattaaaattttaaatttaaacaatatatttttaatatttatattatattatcatatagttttaatcttttatgccatatgcataatatataataataaaatatattttaaaataatttttcgaGCTTAATATTCTATTCGAACCTTAAGTTGGAGGTGGATGAAGAGttactatttaattaatatgagaATATAGTGCAAACAGGTGACCCGGGcaatatactattttttaaaaataaattaattccgGTATGCTAATactttttaaagtaattaataaaCTCTAAATCACATTTCCACAAGATGTCAAAAATGTGGGGGCGATATTAGACTATTTTATTCGGTTCTTTTTATCGATATCATTATAAATTCTAATCATATCGGttctttttaacacaatttatctaaaattaCCTATAGTCCCTCCCCAACCAATAAACTCATGTCTTCCTGTATTGATAACAATGCCCATATCAATTGAGCTAGCAGAGAGCAGTGTAGCAGCAGAGAGAACCAACGTCGTGTGgctaaaaaggtaaaataaccaacccaaaagcacttttttggctgaaaagctaaaaaaatctatttttcatCTGCCCAAAAGTCCTTCTAAGAAGCTGATATTTTGCTATCAAATGAAAGGTGTTCTCCATTACTTTTCAAAGAAAAGTGCTTTTTTAACTAAAAGCCCATCTCAGCCGCAATGAAGAACACAACCTAAAACTCGAGCagtgactttattttatttttacatttatgattccaaatcaattttatcaagggtttttgttcttgatcccgaaataattttctcaatctatcctaaaaaaattaaatagtttatttttattaaatgacattgttgcattaataataataataataataataataataataataataataatagtctCACATGAAATATGTGATCATGGACTTAGTATGCATAGTAGcattcgattttattttataaaacccTTAACgaagttgaaattttttaactgAAAGCGAATATAGATTTGATAATTATAGTATTtatgggataaattttaaaattatacattaactttgattcaatgtgcgatttgatacatgaactttgattatGGTTTAAATGcatacatgaaactttaattttgattcaatcatacacatttaaagaaataaatagtcaatttatttttatattggaaaaatataattatatgtgtatgcaatatataaacataaaataatgttatatcaaGAATTGTGTTAATGATATGTGAGAATTTGATCAAATCGAAATTTCgtgtataaaattgcacaaaatcaaagttcatgtacaAAATTACACGTTAGACTATAAtttatgtatagttttgagatttatccctatatttatctatataatgtatattataatcatgtttaatatatgtataacgATAAATTTAGCCTCTAACGTTTacttattttgtcattttggtttttattaatttttaggtcATTTTGGCCCCGACCTATAAAATTTAGTTGAATTGCTTGCTTTTTGAcgaaaaaattgattgaaccattaaaattttaagcattTTACGTATATTTCATTGCTAGCAcggataatttttttaaaaatactttatgaactttttaaatttttattttattttatttttatgaattatacaTAGATCGCCACGTTAGTGGTCATATCAATGCCATTAGAATTTTTACagtttagtcatttttttcatCTAAAAGTAATCAAattgactaaaatttaaaggttgagagtaaaaaaaatcaaaataacaaaaaatgtaATAACTTGTTAGTTTTGTCTCGTAATGTGACACGTGATATATTCTTATTCAACTCGTACATTATCTAAGTAAATTGAgacaaaaataatgaattagatacttgacaaaaaaaattggataaattgtacttaatgtcactaaactattagaaaatttacgttttggtcacttaacttcaaaatGATACAAAATAGTCACTGAATTATTCGAAAGCTTTTACTTAAGCCATTAGGCTATTAAAGCTACTGTATGGCCTTCTTTGTAGGGGCGGAgccagaaatttttttgaggGGGGCTGGAataaagttgtatatttttatgatagcaaaagtgaaatttcaccattttaatagcctatatctttataaaatttaaaggattaaatcatttttttctcattcttggggggccaaagtgtaattctaccatattctaatttaaattttttaaaattagaaaatgactaaaggtggaatttttcattttaggggggtcgGGGCCTTGCCAGCCCCCCTTGGCTCCGCCCCTACTTCTTTGTTCACATCCTGCAACAATTCAAAGcttttcttctccttctcttctataatttagtttttttttcttcatgaaACAACATTGAACGTTACGaagttgtaaataaaaactttcgaattgTTCAGTaacaatttttaactttttaaagttaagtgaccaaaacgtaaacatACTAATAGTTTAGAGTCCTTGGATGTAGTTTGCCCAAAAAAATAcatacatgaaaaaaaaacactataaaatttggagattaaatttataattaagccataaaataataataaacttaattattCTCACAAATTactcaaatcaaatatattataattttatcttgcTTAAAAAACATAGTTATTCAAATTAGTCAAACTTTAACTCAATAATCATCAAAgcctaaattaattattttcatataggtatataaattttatttccttttcaatttacTCAACCCCTTGCTCCTTTGCATGAGCttagatattttttttttcctttgagcTTAGatatttcttgttttttcttttagggttaaattgttatttggggtttaaattttttttagttcaagTTAGGTCCTGATTTGATAATTGTTTCTGGAACTTGAATTAAGTAATTGTTCCTACACGAGAGtttgaactttttttatttatttaagttagttcTTGAAATTGACAATTATTCTCGTATTAAGACACAAACTTAGCAACTGTTTTCACATTGAGGCCCGAACTTTGGAATTTTTAAGGACTAACTTAGACGAACAAATAAATCTCAATATGGAAACAATTGGTAAGTTCAAGCCtgacttgaaaaagaaaagttgaagtCCCAAAAAGAGATTTAGCCATtccttttaaattgaaaaaaaggaaggaaaacaaTTATACATTTACACCTCCCATGGTTGCTTTTCAACTCACCCATCCCCTCCTTCCTCTGCATGAGcttacatatttcattaatactGAATTTCACTGAAAAGAAAAGGTTCAAGAACGAAAATCCATGTGAGAGGCTGCGAGATAGTGAAAATGAAGTTACAAAAATCGTCATCTGTTGTTAAAATCGAAGACGAAGATTAAGTGTAATTGGAGGAGAAGAAATGGTGTGCTGTCATTGTGGGAATCGTCGGCGACCCGTTGCTTGACACCTCATATAAACCCAGTACTTTACAAAAAACAATCTCCATTTCCCCATGCAAGCAAatgcaataaaaacaaaaggtttttattttttcaccaAAGTTTGTTACCTTATATTTAGTTCTTGTCGTATaaagctttgaaattttttgaatttgtgtGGCTTTATCTTCTTTGGGATTTATCTGTAATTTTTCTCTGTTGTTGCCGATTCATTGAAGAAAACCCATATTTATGCAAAGGTTTAATTTTCTATAGCTTCAGCTTTGGTCAGTCAAATCGTATCCTTTTATTGTTTAAGTTTCTATCATCTCTTCTCAGCTTTTGTAATCTCAACAATGGTGGGTGGTAGTTTTTTTTATACTGCTTCTCCTGatttttattcttgattttaatGATAATAGTAATGGATCGTCTCTTTGTTTAAGtccaaattttttcaaattttaatttgttttcttcttgGAATTGACGAAATTTGAGGGAGTTTAAGCTTGCTCTTTTTAGTTCAATActctttttttctctaatttttctaTCTAAAACTTTCAACtttgttctttaattttcttccattttgtaTTTAGATCTCAAatacttaacaaaaaaaaaaaccttttttttccccttttttggGAAGATAttctatattttcttattatccAAATAGAAAATCTGGgtctttttgttattattatgatttataGCCTTTCATTAGAAAATTAAGTTAGgagcttatttatttattttacatgcaGCTTGTTTTGGAGGGTAATATAAAAGCTTTGATTGTCTATGAAGACATTTAAATCATGGCATGCACTTATCAACAAAAGAAATACTTTATATGAATTGGTAATTTTCAGtactttttgtttcattttatttcagattttgAAAAGTATCAAAGCTTTCTAAAATTTATGATGTTGTTTGCAGGAAAAATTGGATTTAAAATGAAGCAGCTTCCATTTATGGGGTTATATGTATAGTTATGTTGTTCATTGTGTATAGAACCACAATTTATCAATATCATAAGACTGAGGTATATCAATTTCACTGGTTTTGATTTagtttttagttcatttactttCATGTTAGCATTGTTTTTTCATTGGAATTAGGTGTTTGAttattcagaaaaaaaaaatggattcaCTTTGTGAGgctatattttgatctcttgtaatttgatttttttgttattttcagaTGGAAATGAAATTGTATCGATTCGAAATGGTGAAGGTAAGCTTGTTAATACTAGTATATTCCATGTCTAGGAGCTCATGGAACTTGAAAACTTAATGTGTGATCCTTAATTCATTAAGTGCTCGAATCAGTACTAAATTTGGTTGCAATTACCTCGTTGTCATTGTTTTCTTGATGgaaatgaaattgttttgtttcGAAATGGTGAAGGTAAGCTTGTTGATACCAGTATACTCCATGTCTATGAGCTCATAGAACATGAAAACTTGATGTGTAATCCTTAATTCATTAAGTGCTCGAATCAGTACTAAATTTGGTTGCAATAACCTCGTTGTCATTGTTTTCTCAATGGAAACGAAATTGTATCGTTTCAAAATGGTGAATGTAAGCTTGTTAATACTAGTATAATCCAAGTATGTGAGCTCATAGAACTTGAAAACTTAATGTGTAATccggtaaaagtaccatggaggcctcTGTTCTAGgagtcagattgtattttgctcattttactcaaaaaatgagcaaattagtccctgtatgttagttcaaagagcaaattggtttttttcatctatttatacTGTTAAAAGCTGGCGCGACTGATGGAATAACTAGACAATGATATGTGTACGGGgaccagtttttaatagtagaaatggatgaaaattttaactgaaggaccagtttgctctttgatctaatgtacagggactaatttgctcatttttttagtagagatgCAATACAGGGGCCTTGATGGTAATCCTTAATTGATTAAGTGCTCGAATGGGTACTAAATTTTGTTGTGTTTTCCTTGTTATCATTGTtatcttagtttatttattatgttCATGGCTAGGATTATCCGCAGCCTTCAGGGAAATTGAGAAGTTTGCCTCGTGGTATCATGCAAGTGCGTTCAGATTTGGAAATAAGGCCTCTTTGGATGAGTAGTAGTTCACGACAGGTTTAATGACACTATTATTAactgtttggtttttttttttcgttattGCTGCGAAAGGGTCATATTGTTTTACAATTGTTCATGTTGTTGAattagtttttttcttattaCAGGCTAGTGTTAACACGAATAAGAACTTGCTGGCAATGCCAGTTGGTATcatgcaaaaagaaaatgttgacAATGTTGTGCAAAAGGTATTGCTTCCTGTCCTTCTTAACTTTCAGATTCGATGAACTTCACATTCTTTTTgcctaatttttttgaattcagTTTCTTGCagcaaattttacaattattttattccattatGATGGCAATGTGGATGGATGGTGGGATCTTGATTGCGGTGACAAAGCCATTCATGTAGTAGCTCATAACCAAACAAAGTGGTAAAACTTGATGTTGCTTGAACTTGTGTGATCTCCTCGATTCAAAATATAAACCCTTTTCGTAGTTCAAGCAATAGGATAGTCGGGGAAATACAGTTTTATATCGGATTCTTCTGTCTTGGGTTATCTATCGCTTTATTGTATCCATATTCTTTCTATTGTTGTTACTCGATTGAATTGCCAAAACCAGTTATCGTTGTTGCTACTTCAGGTGGTTTGCAAAGCGCTTTCTACATCCCAATGTCGTGTCAATTTATGACTACATATTTCTCTGGGACGAAGATTTGGGGGTGGACCATTTTGATCCAAAAAGGtaatttgtt
This genomic stretch from Gossypium raimondii isolate GPD5lz chromosome 6, ASM2569854v1, whole genome shotgun sequence harbors:
- the LOC105772624 gene encoding katanin p80 WD40 repeat-containing subunit B1 homolog KTN80.1 isoform X3, yielding MEFHPFGEFFASGSMDTNLKIWDIRKKGCIHTYKGHTRGISTIQFTPDGRWVVSGGFDNVVKVWDLTAGKLLNEFKFHEGHIRSIDFHPLEFLLATGSADGTVKFWDLETFELIGSSRPEATGVCSITFHPDGKTLFCGLDDGLKVYSWEPVVCHDSLDIRWSTLGDLCINEGKLLGFSYYRNSVGVWGADVSHIEPYGRNDHSEKKFNLEGSYSSEKAGSGMRSTLGSRPLSLDYETKEIKNIYVDTAGSNTIAAPKDGSLSSTEVVLPLDAGEISNPEAEEQSPGTGVNAKSNGQSGNNPVVKETTNSGKESITFSRTKPGMLLRPVHARKPSVNKFEVEKLSAVVESGRLDTAMDKNSRTSLVLEDGAKKPCDEKDSNIETVTEKPEKMLSPQTPSNQETRNESLDHNKGSNSVKFVNGVAVVRGRTRSLVERFERRDLLNCSGDLATDSIAPAVLEADKTPAIIEGGTKISKTQPISANDVSTAESQSSRTEPASSCEGGITASPIPTRESTPTSIGIISGDQISRRESTFTPGRMIARNQNSRKESTFASDRIVTINRISRRESTSTSDRVITKNQITRNELTSISDGIISRNQHSRKEAAAANDMSGPNGLHTENQVSRRGFNSGNDRNVTNIESQISKDESISTNDGNLTESLMQTHDTFLSTLRSRLTKLQVVRHFWEKNDIKGSIGALRKLPDHSVQADVIGVLMEKMEILNLDLFSGLLPVLMGLLDSKMERHTNISLEMLLKLVAVFGPMIRSTVSARRSVGVDLHAEQRRECCNQCFMQLQKIQKLLPPLVRRGGTIARGAQELNLALQE